The proteins below are encoded in one region of Nitrospira sp.:
- the panB gene encoding 3-methyl-2-oxobutanoate hydroxymethyltransferase, translating into MNIPEFRVCKRDGKKILLVTAYDALFTRIIEQAGIEAILVGDSLGVVVQGRRDTLSVTMDDMGYHTKIVAGAAERACVIADMPFMSYQVGVEDAVRNAGRLIQAGAAAVKLEGGAAVVDRVQTLTRFGIPVMGHLGMTPQSVHQYGGYKVQGRTADQAAQLIEDAKALEEAGAFSVVLEAIPVEVARRVTAALSIPTIGIGAGPHCDGQILVLYDLLGLFDEFVPKFVKPYAHLKADALQALRRYKEEVEQGKFPSDSESYS; encoded by the coding sequence ATGAACATTCCCGAGTTCCGAGTCTGTAAGCGGGACGGCAAGAAGATTCTGCTCGTGACAGCCTATGATGCCCTGTTTACGCGGATCATCGAGCAGGCTGGGATCGAGGCTATTCTGGTGGGGGATTCCCTCGGCGTGGTCGTGCAAGGGAGGCGCGACACACTGTCGGTGACGATGGACGACATGGGGTATCACACCAAGATAGTGGCCGGAGCCGCTGAGCGTGCCTGCGTCATTGCGGATATGCCTTTCATGAGTTATCAGGTGGGCGTTGAGGATGCCGTGCGCAACGCCGGCCGGTTGATTCAGGCCGGTGCGGCGGCAGTGAAGCTGGAAGGCGGTGCGGCGGTGGTCGATCGGGTGCAAACTCTCACGAGATTCGGCATCCCCGTAATGGGACACCTCGGCATGACGCCGCAGTCCGTGCATCAATACGGCGGTTACAAAGTACAGGGCAGGACCGCCGATCAAGCAGCGCAGCTGATTGAGGATGCGAAGGCGTTGGAAGAGGCCGGTGCCTTCTCAGTGGTCCTCGAGGCGATTCCGGTGGAGGTAGCCCGCCGCGTCACGGCGGCCTTGTCCATTCCCACGATCGGCATCGGAGCCGGTCCTCATTGCGATGGGCAGATTCTGGTCCTCTACGATTTGCTTGGATTGTTCGATGAGTTCGTGCCCAAATTCGTGAAACCGTACGCCCACCTCAAAGCCGATGCCCTGCAGGCACTCCGACGCTACAAGGAGGAAGTCGAGCAGGGGAAGTTCCCCTCCGACTCAGAGTCTTATTCCTAG
- the apaH gene encoding bis(5'-nucleosyl)-tetraphosphatase, symmetrical, translating to MATYAIGDIQGCAAALRDLIDRLPWNPQRDRLWFVGDLVNRGPESAEVLRLIRNLGDRARTVLGNHDLYLLAAGEGLLKPRAKDTFTDVLDATDRWELLQWLREQPLLYEEPPYVMVHAGLLPQWSLQEARMLSQEVADALRGRDFRELMEQLFVLERQDYDEALRGVPRLKAIIDVMTRLRVCTTNGRINYHFKGELNDIPAGYLPWFHAPNRRHAEATVVFGHWSALGLLLESTVIGLDSGCVWGRTLTAVRLEDRAVFQVRCEQCRTPRRS from the coding sequence ATGGCCACCTACGCAATCGGCGATATCCAGGGTTGTGCCGCCGCGCTCAGAGATCTGATCGATCGCCTCCCCTGGAATCCACAACGTGACCGACTCTGGTTCGTCGGGGACCTGGTGAATCGCGGTCCCGAATCCGCCGAAGTGCTCCGTCTCATCAGAAACCTGGGCGATCGCGCCCGGACGGTACTTGGCAATCACGATCTCTATTTGCTGGCCGCCGGAGAGGGATTGCTGAAGCCACGAGCCAAGGACACGTTCACAGACGTGCTCGATGCCACGGATCGATGGGAACTCCTCCAGTGGCTTCGCGAACAGCCCTTGCTGTATGAAGAGCCTCCCTATGTGATGGTCCATGCCGGACTGCTTCCCCAGTGGTCCCTGCAGGAGGCCCGGATGCTCAGCCAAGAGGTCGCGGACGCGCTCAGGGGGCGGGACTTCCGAGAGCTGATGGAGCAGTTATTTGTCCTGGAGCGGCAAGACTACGACGAGGCTCTCCGCGGGGTGCCTCGATTGAAGGCCATCATCGACGTCATGACCCGCCTCCGCGTGTGTACAACGAACGGCCGGATCAACTATCACTTCAAGGGCGAATTAAATGACATTCCGGCTGGATATCTTCCGTGGTTCCACGCGCCGAATCGGCGCCATGCAGAGGCAACGGTGGTCTTCGGACACTGGTCGGCACTCGGCCTTCTTTTAGAAAGCACCGTGATCGGTCTCGACAGCGGCTGCGTCTGGGGCCGCACCCTCACGGCCGTGCGCCTAGAAGATCGCGCCGTGTTTCAAGTGCGATGCGAGCAATGCCGCACACCGAGACGGTCATAA
- a CDS encoding two-component system response regulator → MTSHISRPQPIALVADDDLTVRLLTRQVLEQAGLLVEEAGSGDEAVAIFKRLAPDIVLLDVMMPGMDGFETCHALRHLPGGSHVPILIMTGLDDVDSIEKAYDMGATDFISKPWQVLILSNRVRYMLRTARIMNALRESQTNLARAQHLAGLGTWTWKVATDQLTLSEEMYRILGVSLGEFANTWDGYMALVHPEDEELVRQSMGISRYGQRTSSIDYRIRRPDGSERIVTEHVEPVIDEQGLTCAVNGTVQDITDRRMAETQLFLSTYYDTLTNLPNQQLFKDRVGKTVLKALERQAIGALLLVNMDQFRHINDVHGMSRGDEVLKLMSDRLKECLRKDDLIASGVSIQAGSTLARLVGDTFALCLSDMSSERDAAKVARRLLAALHRPIGEGDTHMVITASIGITVFPQDGSDIDMLVKNAESALQSAKAKGGDRFEYFVKEMDAAAEDRQALEQDLRHAMEHRELALHYQPQVDIKRWSISAVEAFVRWHHPTRGIVPPSQFVPLAEGAGLGVALGEWVIRTACAQQKAWRLAGTPAIRVSVNLSDYHVRQQTLVEIISLAVQDIGPTPDLFEVELTEGAIMHDLAHSMKLLKRLKSLGIRIAVDDFGAGSSSLRELSRLPIDTIKIAPSFVHHTVHPSSQNGITAAVIGLGHGLRCRVVAKNVETQQQLDVLRSLGCDDIQGHLYGAAEPAERIAQMLTNKSQGSRRLTAA, encoded by the coding sequence ATGACAAGCCACATTTCCCGACCACAGCCCATCGCCCTCGTCGCCGACGACGATCTGACCGTACGCCTGCTCACCCGGCAGGTGCTTGAGCAGGCCGGCCTGCTCGTAGAAGAGGCCGGCTCCGGCGATGAGGCCGTGGCCATCTTCAAGCGGCTCGCGCCCGATATCGTGCTCCTCGACGTGATGATGCCGGGCATGGACGGATTCGAGACCTGTCACGCTCTTCGGCACCTGCCAGGCGGCAGCCACGTGCCGATTTTGATCATGACCGGGCTCGACGACGTGGATTCCATCGAGAAGGCATACGACATGGGAGCAACCGATTTTATTTCGAAGCCGTGGCAGGTTCTGATACTGAGCAATCGGGTCCGATACATGTTGCGTACTGCTCGCATCATGAATGCTCTCCGTGAGAGCCAAACCAACCTTGCACGTGCCCAGCACCTGGCTGGGCTCGGCACCTGGACGTGGAAGGTGGCGACCGATCAGTTAACCCTGTCCGAGGAGATGTACCGAATCTTGGGCGTCTCGCTCGGAGAATTCGCCAATACGTGGGACGGGTACATGGCCTTGGTCCATCCGGAGGACGAAGAGCTTGTACGACAGAGCATGGGCATCTCTCGCTACGGGCAGCGCACGTCTTCGATCGACTATCGGATTCGGCGTCCCGACGGATCCGAGCGAATCGTGACAGAACATGTGGAGCCCGTGATCGACGAGCAGGGGCTTACGTGTGCGGTCAATGGGACCGTCCAGGACATTACCGACCGGCGCATGGCCGAGACCCAACTGTTTCTCTCCACGTACTATGACACGCTCACCAATCTTCCCAATCAACAGCTCTTCAAAGATCGGGTTGGCAAGACTGTTTTGAAGGCGCTCGAACGGCAGGCCATCGGAGCTCTCCTGCTGGTGAACATGGATCAATTTCGCCATATCAACGATGTGCATGGTATGAGTCGAGGAGACGAAGTGTTGAAACTCATGAGCGACCGATTGAAGGAATGTCTGCGCAAAGACGATCTTATCGCTAGCGGAGTGTCCATCCAAGCCGGCTCAACGTTGGCACGGCTGGTGGGCGACACGTTCGCGCTCTGCCTGTCGGACATGTCATCCGAGCGTGATGCAGCCAAGGTCGCCCGCCGGTTGTTGGCGGCCCTCCATCGACCGATCGGCGAAGGAGACACCCACATGGTCATCACGGCGAGCATCGGGATTACGGTGTTCCCGCAGGACGGATCCGACATCGACATGCTGGTGAAGAACGCGGAGTCCGCCCTCCAATCAGCGAAGGCCAAGGGTGGCGACCGGTTTGAATATTTCGTGAAGGAAATGGACGCGGCCGCCGAGGATCGTCAAGCTCTGGAACAGGACCTGCGTCACGCGATGGAACACCGTGAATTGGCTCTCCACTACCAACCACAGGTGGACATCAAACGGTGGTCGATCAGCGCGGTGGAGGCATTCGTTCGATGGCATCATCCCACGCGTGGCATCGTGCCGCCCAGCCAATTCGTCCCCCTCGCCGAGGGAGCCGGACTCGGAGTTGCACTTGGTGAGTGGGTGATCCGCACTGCGTGCGCCCAACAGAAAGCCTGGCGCTTGGCTGGTACCCCGGCGATTCGGGTGTCCGTCAACCTGTCAGATTATCACGTTCGGCAACAAACCCTCGTCGAGATCATCAGTTTGGCCGTACAGGATATAGGACCGACGCCGGACTTGTTCGAAGTGGAACTCACGGAAGGTGCGATCATGCACGATCTCGCCCACTCGATGAAATTGCTCAAACGCCTGAAGTCTCTCGGCATCCGGATCGCCGTGGACGATTTCGGGGCCGGCTCGTCTTCGCTCAGAGAACTCTCCCGGCTTCCCATCGACACCATCAAGATTGCTCCGTCCTTCGTGCATCACACAGTTCACCCATCGAGCCAGAACGGCATTACGGCGGCGGTGATTGGGTTGGGCCATGGACTCCGATGCCGGGTGGTGGCCAAGAACGTGGAGACCCAACAGCAACTCGATGTGCTTCGCAGTCTCGGGTGCGACGATATCCAAGGCCACCTGTACGGTGCGGCGGAACCCGCCGAACGGATCGCCCAGATGCTGACGAACAAATCACAAGGATCACGAAGGCTGACAGCCGCCTGA